GCCAATTTTTCCGAGAAACCGCAGGAGATCGATCTTTCCGAACTCCGCACGATCGGCATGGGTCACTTCGTGAAGGACGCCCTCTCCGACCGCGAATTCAGTACGCGTAAGCTCGCCAAACTCGAGCCCTACGACCTTCTCTGGCTCGGAGAAGAATAAGCCACTCCGAAAGAAGCGAATGCTTTTCGGAGGGTTCAAAGAAACTTCTATCGAAGTTCCTCTACGAAAAATACCTCTCTACAAGCACACCCTCGCCTAAGAAGCCTAATTTCTCACCTCTCGACCCGTTTTTCCCAAAAAACCGATCAAGACAAAGATGAAGAAATACGCCAGCGGTACGAGGTAGAAGGCGGTGGCCAGACTCCCCGCAAGGTCTCCCCAGAATCCCATCAAATAGGTAAAGACCCCGCACCCGGGGACTCCTGCGCAGGATAGCAGAATAAGGAGCATGGTCTCATCCAATTCCGGCAAACGCTCAGCGGCGTGACTCTGGATACTGGGCCAGAAGGGAGCGGTCGCCAGACCCGAGAGAAAGAGGAGCAGATAGAATTGATAAAGCTCCGTGACCCAAGGCAAAAAGACGGTCACCCCGGTTCCGAAAACGGCCGCAATCAGGATCATCTTCCTCAGTTTTGCCTGGGGGACAAAGTAGCCCGCGCCCAGTCTCCCGATAACCATCGCCAAGGCAAAAATGGCGACACCGATTCCTCCGCCCCAAGCCGTTTCTCCGAAATGCAGCTGGATGTGGCTCGCACTCCAAAAGGTCAGACAAAACTCGCCTCCTCCGGCCAAAAACATCGCCCCGTAGAAGACCCAGAACCTCCGGCTCCGCGCGATTTTTCGGATCCGCTGCCAGATTTCGCGAACATCGGCCCGCTCCGCACTCTCTGCAGAATGCATCCCCGCGGGAGTTGGCCATAGGATCAGCAATGCAGCGAATGCCCCGACCCCGGAAACCACTGCGGTCAAGACTCTCCACGAATAACCGGCGGCCAGCATCCAACCTGCCACGACCACCGTGACCAGGATCCCCACCGACCAGAAGGCGTGGGAAATGTTGACGTATCGGCCCGGCTCACGCGGATGTAGGTTTTGCACAAAGGGAGTCGCCAGCCCCTCAATGACCCCTTCCCCGAGACCAGCGAAAAGCATAGCGAGAAACAAAAGGCCATATCCAGGCGACAAAGCGCAAAGCAGAATCCCCACGCTCATCAACAGCACCGAAGTTCCGAGGGTCCGGCGTGTTCCCCAGCGCCCGGCCACAAAACCGACGAGGAGCATTGCGACGACCATCGTGACCGTCCGGCCAAAGTGGAGTCCTCCCCCCGCCGTCATCCCGCCCGAAGCCAGATCAAAGTTCAACTCACGCGCGAGCTCGATCAGACAGACCGGGACCACGACTGACCCCGCTGCATAAGCAAAAAACGTCAGGTAGGCCGCGAAATCATAGCGGCCCAGGGAAAGCTTTCGCCCAGCCGACACGGTCTCACCAATTTACGTGGCAGGTGCCTCCGTTGAGCTGAAGACTCTCTGCGGTGTATTCGTGCAGCTCAATCTGGACCCCACTGGGATCGGTAAGCCAAGCCTGCCAAGAATGGTCTGCCCCCATCTTCTTCTCTCCCACTTCGTATCCGGCCGCTTTCACCCGCTCCAGGACGGCATCGATGCTCGAAACCTCGAGCGCAAAATGACCGATATTGCCCGGCTCTCCCGATTTTCCAGAAAAGACTTCGATGAAGGTGTTCCCTCCAAATTTGAGATAAAAACCAAATAGCTCCCCGTCGCGGATAAACTCAAAGCCCTTCTCCAACCCGAGACCCTCTTGATAGAAACGCAAGGTCTCAGACAAGCTTTCCGAATGGATGCAGATATGGGCCAAATGTTTGATCATGAATGTCAAAGATGGAGATAGGACATCCTCAAGCAAACGTATTGATCAATCTCGGATAAACAATCGTCGACTCGTCTCTCGACGGATCAACCGACTTTCCGAATCGGGTATGGCTTCAGCCTTACCCACGCATCATCGTCCGGACATCCGAATCCTTCCCGTAACCTCTCGACAAATCCCTCCCTCGCAAATCCGGCCCTTGCTCTGGGTTGAACGATTGAATGACATCCTTTCATAGGTCGGCGGCCTTATTCAACGCGCCCGCGGATAAATCGATCAGCGAATATGGTCGCTGAAAGTCCTACCTCAAATGGAATGGCAAGAAGTGAACGCTCTGAAGCACACCTTCAGCCGACCCCCAAAAAACTCTTCCTAGAGAACCTTCAGAACGCTCCCCTCGGTGCCATTTGCCAGCTTGAAGGCAGCGCCCGCGGTTTTCCCCGCGACGGCCGCTCCCAAGGGAGACTTTGCCGTAACAATCGAAATCTCCTCACCGTCAAAATCCAATGTCTCCCCTCCTCCGACCGGAGAGAGATAGAACCACTCGCGGAAGCCGCCGAGATCACATTCAAACAAGGCTCCCCGCATCACCCGATCACGGGGCACGATCATTTCTTCCTGAACAGATCCCAGGGTGGCAATTGCATCTGCCAGGGAATTGGCCATCGTCGCCTGGCCCGCTGCCAAATAGGAAGCCTCAAGCCCTTGCGTGTCGTACTTGGACTCCGCCCTCGCCTCCTCGTTCGTAGCATACTCCGCGGCATCCCGCGACGCCCCCACCGCAGTGTTCAATTCCTGCTGAAGCTTCTCCCGAAGAGCGTCGAATACCTGAGCTTTATCCATCCCCCTATTGAATCCGATGCGTGGAAATGCGAAAGCTCAAAATTTCGGGATCCGCGGCAGACACAGACTCTACCGAGATCAACTTGATCGGAGAGGTCCTGCCATCAACCAACCTTTCACCGGATTCTTCAATTCGATTGCTTTCATGCTAAGTACACGCAACCTCTCGGACACCCCCTCTCTCACACTCACTCAATCCTCAAAGAAAGGACAGAAAAGCTCCATGTACACGGAAGTAAAAGACGCCGAAGGCCGCATCACCGCGATTCAAACCGATGAGCCCGCAAGAGACATTCTCGACAACCCCTTGATCAACAAAGGAACGGCATTCAACGCTGAAGAACGCAAGGCGCTAGGCCTCTACGGGCACCTGCCCACTCGGGTCGAAAGCATGCAGTCGCAGGTGCAACGGGTTTATCGCCAATTCCAAAGCAAGAATTGTCCGATCGAGAAAAACATTTTTCTGAATACCCTCCACGACAGCAACACGACGCTTTTCTACAAGTTCTGCAGTCAGCACGTAGATGAAGTTCTCCCCATCGTCTACACGCCGACGGTCGGTGATGCCGTGGAAGCCTATTCCACTGATTTTCGCCGTCCATCCGGAGTCTACCTCTCCTACAACAACCGCGAATACATGGACGAAGTCCTGTCGTCGTTCACCACTCGTCAAATCGATTTCATCATCGTCACCGACGGGGAAGCGGTTCTCGGGATCGGCGACTGGGGGGTCGGCGGAATGGACATCAGCATCGGAAAGCTGATGGTCTACATCATCTGCGCGGGCATCAACCCGGCCCGGGTGTTGCCCATCCAACTGGATGTCGGCACCAACAACCCGAAGCTTCTGGATGATCCACTCTATCTGGGCTCACAACATAAGCGAGTCGACGGCGAAGAATATGACGCTTACATCGAACAATTTGTGAAGTGTGTCGAAAAGAACTTCCCCAACGTTTATCTACACTGGGAAGATTTTGGCCGCGGCCATGCCCGCAGCATTCTCGAAAAATATCGTCCGCAGTTATGCACCTTCAATGACGATATGCAGGGCACGGGCATCGTCGCCACTGCCAACGTCATCGCTGCGATTGAAGCCACCAAAACGCAATTCAGGGATCATCGGGTCGTCATGTTCGGCGCGGGCACCGCGGGCTGTGGCATCATGGACCAAATTCTCGACGCCTTTGTCGACAGCGGCATGAGTCGCGAGGAGGCATTGGAACGATTCTACATCATCGACCGAAATGGTTTGATCGTCGACGACATGGAAGACCTTCCCGACTTCCAGAAAAAATTCGCCCGCAACCGCGGAGAGCTTGCGGACTGGGAAGTCTCGGACACGGCCAACATCACTCTTACCGAGGTCGTCGCAAACTCCGGGGCAACGATCCTCATCGGATGCTCAACGGTCAAAGGAGCCTTCACCAATGAAATCCTTCGACAGATGGGGAAGAACACCCGTTTCCCGGTCATCATGCCACTCTCCAACCCGACTGCAAATTCGGAAGCGGAGCCCAAAGACGTGATTGAACAGACCGAAGGGCGGGCAATCATGGCCGCAGGCAGCCCCTTCGATCCGGTCGAATACCAAGGCAAGACCTACCAGATTTCACAGGGAAACAATGCCTTCATCTTTCCGGGCTTGGGTCTCGGTGCGATTGCCGTCAAAGCCACCGCCGTCAGCGACGGAATGATCCGAGCCGCCTCGCAAACGCTGAGCAGCTTCTCCCCGCTCCACGACTCACCGGACAATCCCGTTCTGCCTCCAATCCACGACGCTCCCAAGGTCAGCAAGGCCGTGGCGATCGCGGTCGGTCAGCAGGCGGTCAAAGAAGGACTCTCCTCGATGAAGGCCGAAGTCGATGACGTTGAAAAACTCGTCGAACTCGCCCAATGGCAACCGAACTACATCCCCGTTCGCCGCTAACCGGAAATTCATCCGACGATGTCAGAACAAACCACTGCCGAACTCCTTGTCCGGTGCCTCGAAGCGCATGAGGTCGAATTCGTCTTCGGGATCCCCGGAGCCAAGATCGACAAAGTCTTCGACGCGTTGGAAGACTCCCCCATCCGGGTCATCCTCTGCCGACACGAGCAAAATGCCGCCTTCATGGCCGCTGCTTACGGACGGCAAACCGGGAAGCCCGGGGTGGTGCTCGTCACCTCCGGACCCGGCGTGGCCAACCTTGCCACTGGTCTCCTGACCGCAACCACCGAGGGTGACCCGATCGTCGCCCTCGGCGGCAACGTCCCGCAGAACATGAAGTTCAAGGAGTCGCACCAAAACACGGACAACGCCAAGCTCCTCGAATGCGTGACCAAATCGAGTATCGAAGTCACCGCCCCGGAAGTCGTCCCCGAGAGTCTCGCGAATGCCTTCCGCCTCGCCACAGCCCCCCGCGCGGGTGCCTGCTTCATCAGTCTGCCCCAAAATATCATGCTGGCGGATGCGTCGCACTTGGGCAGCTACACCGCTCCCCCCATCACCTTTGGGCGAGCCCGTTCTTCAGTCCTCGCCGATGCATCCCGGCGACTCTCTGATGCAAAATCTCCAATCCTTCTCCTCGGCGAGGAAGCCAGCCGCCCCGAGAATCTCGCGGCAATCAACTCCTTCCTAGAGAAACACCCCATTCCGGCGATCAACACGTACCAAGCCGCAGGCGTCATTTCCCAGGAAAATATGCATTGCTTCTATGGAAGGGCCGGACTGTTCCGCAACCAACCGGCTGACCGTGTTCTGAATCAGTCAGACCTCGTCATTTGCGTAGGCTTCAATCCAGTCGAGTATGATCCCGAGATCTGGAACGCCGACATCT
The genomic region above belongs to Puniceicoccus vermicola and contains:
- a CDS encoding MFS transporter yields the protein MSAGRKLSLGRYDFAAYLTFFAYAAGSVVVPVCLIELARELNFDLASGGMTAGGGLHFGRTVTMVVAMLLVGFVAGRWGTRRTLGTSVLLMSVGILLCALSPGYGLLFLAMLFAGLGEGVIEGLATPFVQNLHPREPGRYVNISHAFWSVGILVTVVVAGWMLAAGYSWRVLTAVVSGVGAFAALLILWPTPAGMHSAESAERADVREIWQRIRKIARSRRFWVFYGAMFLAGGGEFCLTFWSASHIQLHFGETAWGGGIGVAIFALAMVIGRLGAGYFVPQAKLRKMILIAAVFGTGVTVFLPWVTELYQFYLLLFLSGLATAPFWPSIQSHAAERLPELDETMLLILLSCAGVPGCGVFTYLMGFWGDLAGSLATAFYLVPLAYFFIFVLIGFLGKTGREVRN
- a CDS encoding VOC family protein, whose amino-acid sequence is MIKHLAHICIHSESLSETLRFYQEGLGLEKGFEFIRDGELFGFYLKFGGNTFIEVFSGKSGEPGNIGHFALEVSSIDAVLERVKAAGYEVGEKKMGADHSWQAWLTDPSGVQIELHEYTAESLQLNGGTCHVNW
- a CDS encoding NAD-dependent malic enzyme, producing MYTEVKDAEGRITAIQTDEPARDILDNPLINKGTAFNAEERKALGLYGHLPTRVESMQSQVQRVYRQFQSKNCPIEKNIFLNTLHDSNTTLFYKFCSQHVDEVLPIVYTPTVGDAVEAYSTDFRRPSGVYLSYNNREYMDEVLSSFTTRQIDFIIVTDGEAVLGIGDWGVGGMDISIGKLMVYIICAGINPARVLPIQLDVGTNNPKLLDDPLYLGSQHKRVDGEEYDAYIEQFVKCVEKNFPNVYLHWEDFGRGHARSILEKYRPQLCTFNDDMQGTGIVATANVIAAIEATKTQFRDHRVVMFGAGTAGCGIMDQILDAFVDSGMSREEALERFYIIDRNGLIVDDMEDLPDFQKKFARNRGELADWEVSDTANITLTEVVANSGATILIGCSTVKGAFTNEILRQMGKNTRFPVIMPLSNPTANSEAEPKDVIEQTEGRAIMAAGSPFDPVEYQGKTYQISQGNNAFIFPGLGLGAIAVKATAVSDGMIRAASQTLSSFSPLHDSPDNPVLPPIHDAPKVSKAVAIAVGQQAVKEGLSSMKAEVDDVEKLVELAQWQPNYIPVRR
- the alsS gene encoding acetolactate synthase AlsS, whose protein sequence is MSEQTTAELLVRCLEAHEVEFVFGIPGAKIDKVFDALEDSPIRVILCRHEQNAAFMAAAYGRQTGKPGVVLVTSGPGVANLATGLLTATTEGDPIVALGGNVPQNMKFKESHQNTDNAKLLECVTKSSIEVTAPEVVPESLANAFRLATAPRAGACFISLPQNIMLADASHLGSYTAPPITFGRARSSVLADASRRLSDAKSPILLLGEEASRPENLAAINSFLEKHPIPAINTYQAAGVISQENMHCFYGRAGLFRNQPADRVLNQSDLVICVGFNPVEYDPEIWNADISKEILHIDYTCANVHSQYRPECELLGEIKTNLGLLTEGTDPVKAPSYPDIQRELFSIVEGAGNKTGRPGTIHPLRFVHELSQILDDDTVVCCDIGSVYMWLARYLFSHRPHQILFSNGQQTLGVGLPWGMATKLAYPDKKVISISGDGGFLFSAMELETAVREGLQFTHIVWRDGSYDMVKEQQVMKYHREASVELGKVDLRSFAEAFGAKGFQIDDPEQILPTLIEARGVAGPTLINVEIDYSDNQQLFTDAHHEDVGN